The following are encoded in a window of Mycobacterium sp. ELW1 genomic DNA:
- a CDS encoding DUF1214 domain-containing protein — translation MAFGDGPEDKALDDAWSEFCDRLKAAGRQSFKDFNATSGAQRTDAFRFLTQNLGQAFDLALETRDPRYPSIHAFCGPTRKLGGDCADFTYQQAWIDGESIYRVTGTRGTARFFNVTVQGARPVGPHVLHEPFGDVPEANVFGHQLHVEPDGTFELYIGGPERGLNWLPTTPATRKLFIRQGFDTWDERPGVLRIERVDMAAPKPVPTAAAMVDAMGWAGDFVTGLMTSWPEFPFTYGGVDNEHPNRFPETEATEADAKRGRVAANMYWELGPDDALIVEFDAHEGLWMITNMGTFFTSMDFLYRPVSYTPSRASVDDDGKIRLVLAHDDPGVHNWVDTQGFERGNLTYRHMLGGEPAVLSTRLVAHSELGDALPPETKRVNASERTAQMWERFTAVRARFPL, via the coding sequence GTGGCGTTTGGCGATGGCCCGGAGGACAAGGCGCTCGATGATGCGTGGAGCGAGTTCTGCGATCGACTGAAGGCCGCCGGCCGGCAGTCGTTCAAGGACTTCAACGCCACCTCAGGGGCCCAGCGGACCGACGCGTTCCGTTTCCTCACCCAGAACCTGGGGCAGGCCTTCGACCTTGCGCTGGAAACCCGGGATCCGCGGTACCCGAGCATCCACGCCTTCTGCGGTCCGACCCGCAAACTCGGCGGCGACTGCGCGGACTTCACCTATCAGCAGGCATGGATTGACGGTGAGTCGATCTATCGTGTCACCGGAACACGAGGTACCGCGCGATTTTTCAACGTCACCGTACAGGGCGCTCGCCCGGTCGGCCCCCACGTCCTGCACGAGCCGTTCGGTGATGTGCCGGAGGCCAATGTGTTCGGCCATCAACTGCATGTCGAACCGGACGGCACGTTCGAGCTGTACATCGGTGGGCCCGAGCGTGGCCTGAACTGGCTGCCGACCACACCTGCCACCCGGAAGCTGTTCATTCGACAGGGTTTTGACACCTGGGATGAGCGGCCCGGTGTGCTGCGCATAGAGCGGGTCGACATGGCCGCACCCAAGCCGGTTCCGACTGCGGCCGCAATGGTCGACGCGATGGGCTGGGCCGGTGATTTCGTCACAGGCCTGATGACCAGCTGGCCCGAATTTCCGTTCACCTACGGCGGCGTCGACAACGAGCACCCGAATCGGTTTCCGGAAACGGAAGCCACCGAGGCCGACGCCAAGCGCGGCCGCGTCGCTGCGAACATGTACTGGGAACTGGGCCCAGACGACGCGCTGATCGTCGAGTTCGACGCGCACGAGGGTCTCTGGATGATCACCAATATGGGGACATTCTTCACCAGCATGGACTTCCTCTACCGTCCCGTCAGCTACACCCCGAGCCGCGCGTCTGTGGACGACGACGGCAAGATCCGGCTGGTTCTCGCCCACGACGACCCGGGCGTGCACAACTGGGTCGACACCCAGGGCTTCGAGCGCGGCAACCTCACCTACCGTCACATGCTCGGGGGAGAGCCCGCCGTGCTGTCCACTCGCCTGGTCGCTCATTCCGAACTCGGCGATGCGCTGCCGCCGGAGACCAAGCGCGTCAACGCTTCTGAGCGCACTGCGCAGATGTGGGAACGGTTCACCGCAGTGCGCGCCAGGTTCCCGCTCTGA
- a CDS encoding enoyl-CoA hydratase/isomerase family protein has protein sequence MVDLETSDGLAVLTIDRPHARNAIALSTMGELEEALDEAAGALALVIRGGGDRAFVSGGDLKELSALRTTEEAAAMAARMRAICDRIAGFPAPVIAALNGHALGGGAEVAVAADIRIAADDIKIGFNQVSLAIMPAWGGAERLAALVGNGKALLLAGSGTVLTAAEAQRWGLIDRVVPRDSFDDEWRTLAMSLANRPAGRIKTVIGGVTPAEAIDAFAELWVSDEHWEAADRVMNRGK, from the coding sequence ATGGTCGATCTGGAGACGAGCGACGGCCTTGCAGTCCTCACGATCGACCGTCCGCACGCCCGCAACGCGATCGCACTGTCGACGATGGGTGAACTCGAGGAGGCGCTCGACGAGGCGGCGGGGGCGCTGGCCTTGGTCATTCGTGGCGGCGGCGACCGGGCATTCGTGTCCGGCGGCGACCTCAAGGAACTGAGCGCGCTGCGCACCACCGAAGAGGCCGCCGCGATGGCTGCCCGCATGCGCGCGATCTGCGACCGCATCGCCGGTTTCCCCGCCCCCGTCATCGCCGCACTCAACGGGCATGCCCTCGGCGGCGGGGCCGAAGTCGCCGTCGCCGCCGACATCCGGATCGCCGCCGACGACATCAAGATCGGCTTCAACCAGGTTTCGTTGGCGATCATGCCGGCCTGGGGCGGCGCCGAGCGGCTGGCGGCACTCGTCGGCAACGGCAAAGCCTTGCTGCTCGCCGGGTCCGGCACGGTACTGACCGCCGCTGAGGCGCAGCGGTGGGGCCTGATCGATCGGGTGGTTCCCCGAGATTCGTTCGACGACGAATGGCGAACGTTGGCAATGTCGTTGGCCAACCGGCCGGCCGGTCGCATCAAGACGGTGATCGGCGGTGTCACCCCGGCCGAAGCCATCGACGCCTTCGCCGAACTGTGGGTGTCCGACGAGCACTGGGAAGCTGCCGACCGGGTGATGAACCGCGGGAAGTAG
- a CDS encoding AMP-binding protein — translation MRNIPVELSKRYIEEGWWTPDTLGELLAKGLAAHPDTGFWVHSAVRPFSGTFREVEILARRLAAGLRARGVGPGDVIAFQLPNWVEAAVTYWATSFLGAVVVPIVHFYGRKELTHIIGTARPKVFITTEHFGHMTYQPDLCAEIPIVGLVGDNFDDLLADEPMDGELHTDPAGPALIAFTSGTTRDPKGVIHSHQTLGFETRQLLENYAPDRGRQITATPVGHFIGMVAAFLIPVLEGAPIDLTDVWDPGRVLELMESEGMSIGGGPPYFVTSLLDHPDFTDAHMSRIKHVGLGGSTVPIAVTRRLADLGVHVFRSYGSTEHPSITGSRPSAPEDKRLFTDGDARPGVEVRLTDEGEILSRGPDLCLGYTDDMLTAKAFDAEGWYHTGDIGVLDEDGYLTITDRKADVIIRGGENISALEVEELLLGMPAVAEAVVVSAPDARLGEHTAAVLRVREGHRMPTLQEVRAHFDSCGAARQKWPEELHEVADYPRTASGKVQKYLVRKHIAER, via the coding sequence TTGAGGAATATCCCGGTTGAGCTGAGCAAACGCTACATCGAGGAAGGCTGGTGGACACCGGATACTCTCGGTGAGCTGCTGGCCAAGGGTCTGGCGGCGCACCCCGACACCGGGTTCTGGGTGCACTCCGCGGTACGGCCGTTCAGTGGGACCTTCCGCGAGGTGGAGATCCTTGCGCGCCGGCTGGCGGCCGGGTTGCGGGCCCGCGGGGTCGGCCCCGGTGATGTCATCGCCTTCCAGCTGCCCAACTGGGTCGAGGCCGCGGTGACGTATTGGGCGACGTCGTTCCTGGGTGCTGTCGTCGTGCCGATCGTGCACTTCTACGGTCGCAAGGAATTGACCCACATCATCGGCACGGCACGGCCCAAGGTCTTCATCACCACCGAGCACTTCGGACACATGACGTATCAGCCGGATCTGTGTGCCGAGATCCCGATCGTGGGCCTGGTGGGGGACAACTTCGATGACCTGCTGGCCGACGAGCCGATGGACGGCGAGTTGCACACCGATCCGGCCGGCCCGGCGCTGATCGCGTTTACCTCCGGAACAACCCGCGACCCCAAGGGCGTGATCCACAGCCATCAAACGCTGGGGTTCGAGACTCGGCAGCTGCTGGAGAACTATGCGCCCGACCGCGGCAGGCAGATCACCGCGACGCCCGTCGGCCACTTCATCGGTATGGTCGCTGCTTTCCTGATTCCGGTGCTCGAAGGCGCGCCCATCGACCTGACCGACGTCTGGGATCCCGGCCGGGTGCTGGAACTGATGGAGTCCGAAGGCATGTCGATCGGCGGCGGCCCGCCGTACTTCGTCACAAGCCTGCTCGATCACCCCGATTTCACCGACGCGCACATGAGCCGGATCAAACACGTGGGCCTCGGTGGCTCGACGGTGCCGATCGCGGTGACCCGTCGGCTCGCCGATCTGGGTGTGCACGTCTTCCGCTCCTACGGCAGCACCGAGCACCCCTCGATCACCGGATCACGGCCGAGTGCGCCGGAGGACAAGCGGCTGTTCACCGACGGTGACGCGCGACCGGGCGTGGAGGTCCGTCTGACCGACGAAGGCGAGATCCTCTCCCGCGGACCGGATCTGTGCCTCGGGTACACCGATGACATGCTGACTGCCAAGGCTTTTGACGCTGAGGGCTGGTATCACACAGGGGACATCGGGGTGCTCGACGAGGATGGCTACCTGACGATCACCGACCGCAAGGCGGACGTGATCATCCGCGGTGGTGAGAACATCAGCGCGCTTGAGGTCGAGGAGCTGCTGTTGGGCATGCCGGCGGTCGCCGAAGCGGTGGTGGTCTCTGCGCCGGACGCCCGTCTCGGCGAGCACACCGCTGCCGTGCTGCGCGTCCGAGAGGGCCACCGGATGCCGACGTTGCAGGAGGTTCGCGCGCACTTCGACAGCTGCGGAGCGGCACGGCAGAAGTGGCCCGAGGAACTGCACGAGGTGGCCGACTACCCCCGCACCGCCAGCGGCAAGGTGCAGAAGTATCTGGTGCGCAAGCACATTGCCGAGCGTTGA
- a CDS encoding FAD-dependent oxidoreductase: MADTTWDSGSSGPPVWDSGRSGPPAWDREVDVVVLGTGAAGLTAALTAAASGASVAVFEKAPTVGGTTAVSGGIVWVPAHDRAAGGELTVEDALKYLEAQSLGVMDRELVETFVRTGPEMLDFVEGNSALQFEVAEGFPDYKPELPGGQPGGGRSLNARPFDLATLDDWASRITSFPIDFSNVGIDAETRARIHAAVDDMDGDYCVAGTALIAGLLKGLLDLGVTPVTEARAMELIGSASTITGVRIALGDKEIRVRAEKAVILGTGGFEWDQRLVEAYLRGPLRGPVSPPNNTGDGLRMAMAHGADLANMGEAWWVPVIQIPGDTLGGRPRSRSVRLERTRPRSIIVNRFGKRFLNEAGEYNSMSGPFHQLDPRLGYVNDPAWIVFDDQHLKRYGFLGVEPGGEAPDWFNKAATLAELEEKTGIDADGLSATLSVWNDNVGAEIDPEFGRGASAYDGYWGDNSASTPALQTLGPLDTPPYYAVPVGIGAMGTKGGPRTDRDGRVLHVSGAPIPGLFAAGNAMAGVTGRAYGGAGGTLGPAMVFGYRAGLAAASR; this comes from the coding sequence ATGGCGGACACCACCTGGGACTCCGGCAGCTCTGGCCCACCTGTGTGGGACTCCGGCAGGTCTGGCCCACCTGCGTGGGACCGCGAAGTCGACGTCGTGGTGCTCGGCACCGGCGCGGCCGGTCTGACCGCCGCACTGACCGCAGCGGCCAGTGGCGCATCGGTGGCGGTGTTCGAGAAGGCGCCGACCGTCGGGGGAACGACCGCGGTCTCCGGCGGCATCGTCTGGGTTCCGGCGCACGACCGGGCGGCCGGTGGTGAGCTGACCGTCGAGGATGCGCTGAAATACCTTGAGGCCCAATCGCTGGGGGTCATGGATCGTGAACTGGTCGAGACGTTCGTCCGCACCGGCCCGGAGATGCTGGACTTCGTCGAAGGCAACAGCGCGCTGCAGTTCGAGGTCGCCGAGGGCTTCCCCGACTACAAGCCCGAACTGCCGGGCGGGCAGCCAGGTGGCGGACGGTCGTTGAACGCCAGACCATTTGACCTCGCCACGCTGGATGACTGGGCGTCGCGCATCACGTCGTTCCCCATCGACTTCAGCAACGTGGGTATCGACGCCGAGACCCGGGCACGCATCCACGCCGCCGTCGACGATATGGACGGCGACTACTGCGTCGCCGGCACCGCGTTGATCGCGGGCCTGCTCAAGGGCCTGCTGGACCTCGGTGTCACCCCGGTGACCGAGGCCCGCGCAATGGAGCTCATCGGGTCGGCCTCGACGATCACCGGTGTACGGATTGCCTTGGGCGATAAAGAGATTCGAGTCCGAGCCGAGAAGGCGGTCATACTCGGCACCGGCGGATTCGAATGGGATCAGAGGCTGGTCGAGGCCTATCTGCGCGGCCCGTTGCGCGGACCGGTGTCACCGCCGAACAACACCGGCGACGGCCTGCGGATGGCCATGGCGCACGGCGCCGACCTGGCGAACATGGGCGAGGCCTGGTGGGTGCCGGTCATTCAGATCCCCGGCGACACGTTGGGCGGCAGGCCGCGCAGCCGCAGTGTGCGCCTCGAGCGCACCCGGCCGCGCAGCATCATCGTCAACCGGTTCGGAAAACGTTTCCTCAACGAGGCGGGCGAGTACAACTCGATGTCCGGGCCGTTCCATCAGCTCGATCCGCGCCTGGGATACGTCAACGATCCGGCGTGGATCGTCTTCGACGATCAGCATCTGAAGCGCTACGGCTTCCTGGGTGTCGAGCCCGGCGGTGAGGCACCCGACTGGTTCAACAAGGCCGCGACGCTGGCCGAGCTGGAGGAGAAGACCGGCATCGACGCCGACGGGCTGAGCGCCACCCTGTCCGTGTGGAATGACAACGTCGGCGCGGAGATCGATCCCGAATTCGGCCGTGGCGCAAGCGCCTACGACGGATACTGGGGCGACAATTCGGCGTCCACTCCGGCGTTGCAGACCCTCGGCCCCCTGGACACCCCGCCGTACTACGCCGTGCCGGTGGGCATCGGTGCCATGGGCACCAAGGGCGGCCCGCGCACCGATCGCGACGGCCGGGTGCTGCACGTCAGCGGTGCGCCGATCCCCGGGCTGTTCGCCGCGGGCAACGCGATGGCCGGCGTGACCGGCCGCGCCTACGGCGGTGCCGGCGGAACCCTGGGTCCGGCAATGGTGTTCGGCTACCGCGCGGGCCTGGCGGCTGCTTCTCGTTGA
- a CDS encoding helix-turn-helix domain-containing protein, with product MTQTPTESPVSAAPGSQTLARGLHALQLVAAAKGGLTIQQVADHIGVHRTIAYRLLSTLASYRMVAKAEDGRFRAAAGLAALGASFDNNIRELSMPTLRDLADELDTTVSLLVAEGDQQVAIAVIVPTRVTYQLSFHEGSRYPLDRGAAGIALLASMPARPGERPLVTRAREQGWVITYGEVEPNTYGLAVPVPRPAGSPHSCINLISHREDVVLHGRESAIAAAQRLSMVLS from the coding sequence ATGACGCAGACACCCACCGAAAGCCCGGTCAGCGCTGCGCCGGGGTCACAGACCCTGGCCCGCGGACTGCACGCGTTGCAGCTGGTCGCGGCAGCCAAGGGCGGGTTGACCATCCAGCAGGTCGCCGACCACATCGGGGTGCACCGGACCATCGCCTACCGGCTGCTGAGCACGCTGGCCTCATACCGGATGGTCGCCAAAGCCGAGGACGGGCGGTTCCGCGCCGCGGCTGGGCTCGCTGCCCTGGGTGCGTCGTTCGACAACAACATCCGCGAACTGTCCATGCCGACGCTGCGCGACCTTGCCGACGAGCTCGACACCACGGTGTCCCTCTTGGTCGCCGAGGGTGATCAACAGGTGGCCATCGCCGTGATCGTGCCGACCCGGGTGACCTATCAACTGTCCTTCCACGAGGGCAGCCGCTATCCCCTCGACCGCGGCGCGGCCGGTATCGCGTTGCTGGCCAGCATGCCTGCGCGGCCCGGCGAACGCCCACTGGTGACGCGCGCGCGGGAGCAGGGCTGGGTCATCACCTACGGGGAGGTCGAGCCCAACACCTACGGTCTCGCGGTGCCGGTGCCTCGGCCGGCAGGCTCGCCGCACTCGTGCATCAACCTGATCTCACACCGTGAAGACGTGGTGCTGCACGGGCGGGAGTCGGCGATCGCAGCCGCCCAGCGGCTTTCGATGGTTCTGAGTTAA
- a CDS encoding alpha/beta hydrolase — protein sequence MPEFESVWSDLQGVAFSQGYLDAGGVRTRYLHAGDTSKPTLVLLHGSGGHAEAYVRNLEAHAEHFSTWSIDMLGHGYTDKPGHLLEIPHYVDHLAAVLDTIGAQTAYISGESLGGWVASRFAVDHPDRLERLVLNTAGGSQADPEVMKRIITLSMAAAENPSWDTVQARIKWLMADKSKDYDDIVASRQRVYRQPGFVNAMRDIMALQDPEIRQRNLMSPSDYGAISAPTLVLWTSDDPTADTTEGRRISEMIPGARFEVMQGCGHWPQYEDPKTFNRLHIDFLVGR from the coding sequence GTGCCGGAGTTCGAGAGCGTCTGGAGTGATCTGCAGGGCGTTGCGTTCTCGCAGGGTTATCTGGATGCCGGCGGAGTGCGCACCCGCTACCTGCACGCCGGCGACACGAGTAAGCCGACGCTGGTGCTGCTCCATGGTTCGGGCGGCCACGCCGAGGCATACGTCCGCAACCTCGAGGCGCACGCCGAACACTTCTCGACCTGGTCGATCGACATGCTGGGGCACGGCTACACCGACAAGCCCGGGCACCTGCTGGAGATCCCGCACTACGTCGACCACCTCGCTGCCGTCCTCGACACCATCGGGGCGCAGACGGCGTACATCTCCGGTGAATCGCTGGGCGGCTGGGTCGCGTCGCGGTTCGCCGTCGACCACCCCGACCGCCTCGAGCGGTTGGTGCTGAACACCGCCGGCGGTTCGCAGGCCGACCCCGAGGTGATGAAGCGGATCATCACGCTGTCGATGGCCGCCGCGGAGAACCCGAGCTGGGACACCGTGCAGGCCAGGATCAAATGGCTGATGGCGGACAAGTCCAAGGACTACGACGACATCGTCGCCAGCCGCCAGCGGGTGTACCGGCAGCCCGGGTTCGTCAACGCGATGCGCGACATCATGGCGTTGCAGGATCCCGAGATCCGGCAGCGAAACCTGATGAGCCCCAGCGACTACGGCGCAATCAGCGCGCCGACGCTGGTGCTGTGGACCAGCGACGACCCGACCGCCGACACGACGGAGGGCCGCCGTATCTCGGAGATGATTCCGGGTGCGCGCTTCGAGGTCATGCAAGGCTGCGGGCACTGGCCGCAGTACGAGGACCCCAAGACGTTCAACCGCCTGCACATCGACTTCCTGGTGGGCCGGTGA
- a CDS encoding bifunctional 3-(3-hydroxy-phenyl)propionate/3-hydroxycinnamic acid hydroxylase, translating to MEFDVVVVGAGPVGLTLANILGLQGVHTLVVDERDALIDYPRGVGLDDEALRTFQAIGLADAVLPHTVPNQILRFYDGKRRLLAEMAPPDARFGWPKRNGFVQPLVDAELYKGLGRFGNVEVAWGHPMTSITETADGVVVELSPADSQPRKVSARYVVGCDGGRSATRRVMGVSFDGTTSSTRWLVVDIANDPLGHPNSEVGADPVRPYVSIAIAHGIRRFEFLIHGHETDEQAEDPAFVAQMLSRLVPYPDKCDIIRRRLYTHHSRIASSFRKGRILIAGDAAHLMPVWQGQGYNSGIRDAANLGWKLAAVVKGQARDTLLDSYDVERRKHARAMIDLSTTVGKVISPTNARVAAARDAVIRAASLVPTLKRYVLEMRFKPMPRYEQGAVVHSEPRSPSSAVGTLFIQPRVDTRDNQNVLLDDVIGPWFAFVCWSNNPRQLLGEKDFAAWKSLGAVFVTLRPITQLHWTGHDDPDVIVVGDRTGALKAWFDAHDESVMFLRPDRCIAGACIAQRTPELSAALLDTLTLTPGGGTDATGALLYVTQPAAEPSRPVGGTA from the coding sequence ATGGAGTTCGACGTCGTCGTGGTGGGTGCCGGGCCGGTTGGGCTGACCCTGGCCAATATCCTTGGCCTGCAGGGGGTTCACACACTGGTGGTCGATGAGCGAGACGCGCTCATCGACTATCCGCGCGGGGTGGGCCTCGACGACGAAGCCCTGCGGACCTTTCAGGCGATCGGCCTGGCGGACGCCGTGCTGCCGCACACCGTGCCCAACCAGATCTTGCGGTTCTACGACGGCAAGCGGAGATTGCTCGCCGAGATGGCACCGCCCGACGCGCGGTTCGGCTGGCCCAAGCGCAACGGTTTCGTCCAGCCGCTGGTCGACGCCGAGCTGTACAAGGGTCTCGGCCGGTTCGGCAACGTCGAGGTGGCGTGGGGGCATCCGATGACCTCGATCACCGAGACCGCCGACGGAGTCGTCGTCGAGCTGTCGCCTGCCGATTCCCAGCCCCGAAAGGTCAGCGCCCGCTACGTCGTCGGCTGCGACGGCGGCCGTAGCGCCACCCGCCGTGTGATGGGGGTGTCCTTCGACGGCACGACGTCGTCGACCCGCTGGCTGGTGGTCGACATCGCCAACGATCCACTGGGACATCCCAACAGCGAGGTCGGCGCCGACCCGGTCCGGCCCTACGTCTCGATCGCCATCGCCCACGGCATCCGGCGCTTCGAGTTCCTGATCCACGGCCACGAGACCGACGAACAGGCCGAGGATCCCGCGTTCGTCGCGCAGATGCTGTCCCGGCTGGTGCCCTACCCGGACAAGTGCGACATCATCCGTCGCCGCCTGTACACCCACCACTCGCGAATCGCGAGCTCATTCCGCAAGGGTCGCATCCTGATTGCCGGAGACGCCGCCCACCTCATGCCGGTGTGGCAGGGCCAGGGCTACAACAGCGGCATCCGCGATGCCGCCAACCTCGGCTGGAAGTTGGCAGCCGTGGTCAAGGGACAGGCCCGCGATACGCTACTGGACAGCTACGACGTCGAGCGCCGTAAGCACGCCCGCGCGATGATCGATCTCTCGACCACAGTGGGCAAGGTCATCTCGCCGACCAACGCGCGCGTGGCCGCCGCCCGGGACGCGGTCATTCGGGCCGCATCCTTGGTGCCCACGCTGAAGCGGTATGTACTCGAGATGCGGTTCAAGCCGATGCCCCGCTACGAGCAGGGTGCGGTGGTGCACTCCGAGCCGCGGTCACCGTCGTCCGCCGTGGGCACACTGTTCATCCAGCCCCGCGTGGACACCCGGGACAACCAGAACGTCCTGCTCGACGACGTCATCGGCCCGTGGTTCGCCTTTGTGTGCTGGAGTAACAACCCCCGACAACTGCTGGGGGAGAAGGACTTCGCCGCGTGGAAATCGCTCGGTGCGGTCTTCGTCACGTTGCGCCCGATCACCCAGTTGCACTGGACCGGACACGATGATCCCGATGTCATCGTCGTCGGGGACCGTACCGGCGCACTCAAGGCATGGTTCGACGCGCACGACGAGTCGGTGATGTTCCTGCGGCCGGACCGCTGCATCGCCGGCGCCTGCATCGCCCAACGCACACCGGAGCTGAGCGCGGCCCTGCTCGACACACTCACCTTGACCCCGGGAGGAGGCACCGATGCCACTGGCGCTCTGCTGTATGTCACACAGCCCGCTGCTGAACCTTCCCGGCCCGTCGGCGGAACTGCTTGA
- a CDS encoding 3-carboxyethylcatechol 2,3-dioxygenase gives MSHSPLLNLPGPSAELLDDINARLAETRSFVAEFDPELVVIFSPDHYNGFFYRLMPPFCIGTAAQGVGDYGTHAGPLNVPAALANEMAAAVWDAGVDVSLSAAMDVDHGTVQPLEVLFGSENLPAASPPVIPVFINSVATPLGPLKRTRALGSAIGEFLGALDKRVLVVGSGGLSHDPPVPTLATAPPAALDRIVGGAPMSPDGRTARQEAVIAAAHEFAHGESALQPLNPDWDRALLDLIDTNRLAEVDGWTNDWIAREAGNSAHEIRTWVAAFAALASQGDYQTQQRYYRAAPELIAGFAIRTAVPA, from the coding sequence ATGTCACACAGCCCGCTGCTGAACCTTCCCGGCCCGTCGGCGGAACTGCTTGACGACATCAACGCACGGCTGGCCGAAACCCGGTCATTCGTCGCGGAATTCGACCCCGAGCTCGTGGTGATCTTCTCCCCGGACCACTACAACGGGTTCTTCTACCGGTTGATGCCGCCGTTCTGCATCGGCACAGCCGCCCAGGGCGTCGGCGACTACGGCACGCACGCCGGACCGTTGAATGTGCCGGCCGCACTCGCCAACGAGATGGCGGCGGCGGTGTGGGACGCCGGTGTCGACGTGTCCCTGTCGGCGGCCATGGACGTCGATCACGGCACGGTCCAGCCGCTCGAAGTGCTGTTCGGCTCCGAAAATCTGCCCGCAGCCTCGCCGCCCGTCATCCCGGTGTTCATCAACTCGGTGGCCACTCCGTTGGGGCCGCTCAAGCGCACCCGGGCGCTGGGCAGCGCGATCGGTGAATTCCTTGGCGCCCTGGACAAACGAGTGCTCGTCGTCGGATCCGGTGGGCTATCCCATGACCCACCGGTGCCGACGCTGGCGACTGCGCCGCCCGCGGCGCTCGACCGCATCGTCGGCGGGGCGCCGATGTCCCCGGATGGGCGAACGGCACGGCAGGAGGCCGTGATCGCCGCGGCCCACGAGTTCGCCCACGGCGAGAGTGCACTGCAGCCGCTGAACCCGGACTGGGACCGTGCCCTGCTCGACCTCATCGACACCAACCGGCTGGCCGAGGTGGACGGCTGGACCAACGACTGGATCGCCCGTGAAGCCGGCAACTCCGCGCACGAGATCCGAACCTGGGTGGCGGCATTCGCCGCGTTGGCGTCCCAGGGGGACTATCAGACGCAGCAGCGCTACTACCGGGCTGCTCCCGAGTTGATCGCGGGATTCGCGATCCGGACGGCGGTGCCCGCATGA